The Kitasatospora setae KM-6054 genome contains a region encoding:
- a CDS encoding RtcB family protein, giving the protein MSYTEVPGVRVPIRMWTDPATVEGQAMQQLRNISTLPWLHGLAVMPDVHLGKGATVGSVIAMKGAVCPAAVGVDIGCGMTAVKSSLTAKDLPDDLSHLRHRIEQAIPVGRGLHTDPVEPGRLHGLSTAGWDDFWRRFDDIAPDVRWRRERAAQQMATLGGGNHFIELCLDDDGAVWLMLHSGSRNIGKELAEHHMSIAQSLPHNQGLIDRDLAVFIADTPQMAAYRSDLFWAQEYAKHNRALMMALFQDAVRRELPKAKAVFGELISCHHNYVAEERYDGVDLLVTRKGAIRAGSGEYGIIPGSMGTGSYIVKGLGNAASFNSASHGAGRKMSRTAAKKRFTTADLAAQTAGVECRKDSGVVDEIPGAYKPIEKVIAQQRDLVEVVAHLKQVICVKG; this is encoded by the coding sequence ATGTCGTACACCGAGGTACCCGGCGTCCGCGTCCCGATCCGGATGTGGACCGACCCGGCCACCGTCGAGGGCCAGGCCATGCAGCAGCTGCGCAACATCAGCACGCTGCCGTGGCTGCACGGCCTCGCCGTGATGCCGGACGTCCACCTGGGCAAGGGCGCGACGGTCGGCTCCGTCATCGCGATGAAGGGCGCGGTCTGCCCGGCCGCGGTCGGCGTCGACATCGGCTGCGGGATGACCGCCGTGAAGTCCTCGCTCACCGCCAAGGACCTCCCCGACGACCTGTCGCACCTGCGGCACCGGATCGAGCAGGCCATCCCGGTCGGCCGCGGCCTGCACACCGACCCGGTCGAGCCGGGCCGGCTGCACGGCCTGTCCACCGCCGGCTGGGACGACTTCTGGCGGCGCTTCGACGACATCGCCCCCGACGTGCGCTGGCGGCGCGAGCGGGCCGCCCAGCAGATGGCCACCCTCGGCGGCGGCAACCACTTCATCGAGCTCTGCCTGGACGACGACGGCGCGGTCTGGCTGATGCTGCACTCCGGCTCGCGCAACATCGGCAAGGAGCTCGCCGAGCACCACATGTCGATCGCCCAGTCGCTGCCGCACAACCAGGGCCTGATCGACCGGGACCTCGCGGTCTTCATCGCGGACACCCCGCAGATGGCCGCCTACCGCTCCGACCTGTTCTGGGCGCAGGAGTACGCCAAGCACAACCGGGCGCTGATGATGGCCCTGTTCCAGGACGCGGTCCGCCGCGAACTGCCCAAGGCCAAGGCCGTGTTCGGCGAACTGATCTCCTGCCACCACAACTACGTCGCGGAGGAGCGCTACGACGGCGTCGACCTGCTGGTCACCCGCAAGGGCGCGATCCGGGCCGGCTCGGGCGAGTACGGCATCATCCCGGGCTCGATGGGCACCGGCTCGTACATCGTGAAGGGCCTGGGGAACGCCGCCTCGTTCAACTCGGCCTCGCACGGCGCCGGCCGGAAGATGAGCCGCACCGCGGCCAAGAAGCGGTTCACCACCGCGGACCTGGCCGCGCAGACGGCGGGCGTCGAGTGCCGCAAGGACTCCGGCGTGGTCGACGAGATCCCCGGCGCGTACAAGCCGATCGAGAAGGTCATCGCCCAGCAGCGGGACTTGGTCGAGGTGGTGGCGCACCTGAAGCAGGTCATCTGCGTCAAGGGCTGA
- a CDS encoding HPr family phosphocarrier protein, producing the protein MAERRVTIGWAEGLHARPASVFVKAVTSTGVPMTIAKEGGTPVNAGSMLGLLALGAAGGDAVVLSSDADGAEAALDRVAKLVQEGLDELPAA; encoded by the coding sequence ATGGCTGAGCGCCGCGTCACCATCGGTTGGGCCGAGGGCCTGCACGCCCGTCCCGCCTCCGTCTTCGTCAAGGCCGTCACCTCGACCGGCGTCCCGATGACCATCGCCAAGGAGGGCGGCACGCCGGTCAACGCCGGTTCCATGCTCGGCCTGCTCGCCCTGGGCGCGGCCGGCGGCGACGCCGTCGTCCTCAGCTCCGACGCGGACGGCGCCGAGGCGGCCCTCGACCGCGTCGCCAAGCTCGTCCAGGAGGGCCTGGACGAGCTCCCCGCCGCGTAG
- a CDS encoding bifunctional acetate--CoA ligase family protein/GNAT family N-acetyltransferase, producing the protein MEHERAEPANGYPQHWEADVLLRDGGTARIRPITADDADRLVEFYEQVSDRSKYFRFFAPYPHLSDKDVRRFTRHDYVNRVGLALVVRDRFIATVRYDRTDKDGMPSTTGTDAEVAFLVQDAHQGRGIASALLEHIAAVAQERGIRRFTAEVLPENRTMVKVFTDAGYTQRRSFADGVVHLEFDLEPTAASLAVMRAREHRAEARSVQRLLTPRSIAVIGVSRNPQSVGRALLRDVRSGFDGPVYAVNRGAAPGTDLEGLPAHRSVLDVPGPVDLAVIAVPEPSVPGAVAECGAHGVQGLVVVSAGYAETGPDGRDRQRALVRQARAAGMRVIGPNAFGLLNTDPGHRLNASLAPALPDRGPFGVFCQSGAIGVALLEAAHRRGTGLSSFASVGNRADVSGNDLLQYWEEDDATEVVLLYLESFGNPRKFTRIARRLAAAKPVVVLKGARHTGSLPPGHAVQPAATRLRDATVDALFQQAGVIRVDTITELFDTGELLAGQPLPQGGRVAVVGNSDSLGLLTYDTCLSAGLRPRTPVDLTTGASGENFRIALDTALADPHTDAVIAVAIPPIGVQGAGAAAELVEDDPEIAQALLDAADRGRELGKPLLLAHLALPALVARLRAGGVPAYPAPERAVHALADAVRYAKWRRRNAEAEQTARVPELDGVDENAARALVAHALTSREAVAARLQAGGARVTLPDAEAAELLGHYGIPVSPALPAPDEASAVRAAAALGYPVALKATAEHLRHRPDLGSVRLDLTGEAGLRRAHRELDALLGGAAQAELVVQRLAPRGVDTVIGAAVDPAVGTILSFGLSGAPAELLGDVAHRLVPATDRDVAELIREVRAAPLLFGWRGAEAVDTDALEEVLLRVSRLVDDLPEVAAVDLEPVVVAPHGLAVLGARVRIAPLPVRTDLGPRAMSTL; encoded by the coding sequence GTGGAGCACGAGCGCGCGGAGCCGGCCAACGGGTACCCCCAGCACTGGGAGGCCGACGTCCTGCTGCGCGACGGCGGGACGGCCCGGATCCGGCCGATCACCGCGGACGACGCCGACCGGCTGGTCGAGTTCTACGAGCAGGTCTCCGACCGGTCGAAGTACTTCCGCTTCTTCGCCCCCTACCCGCACCTCTCCGACAAGGACGTCCGCCGGTTCACCCGGCACGACTACGTGAACCGGGTCGGCCTGGCGCTCGTCGTCCGCGACCGGTTCATCGCCACCGTCCGCTACGACCGCACCGACAAGGACGGCATGCCGTCCACCACCGGCACCGACGCCGAGGTCGCCTTCCTGGTGCAGGACGCCCACCAGGGCCGGGGCATCGCCTCCGCGCTGCTGGAGCACATCGCCGCGGTCGCCCAGGAGCGCGGCATCCGCCGGTTCACCGCCGAGGTGCTGCCGGAGAACCGCACGATGGTCAAGGTCTTCACCGACGCCGGCTACACCCAGCGCCGCAGCTTCGCCGACGGCGTGGTGCACCTGGAGTTCGACCTGGAGCCGACCGCCGCCTCGCTCGCCGTCATGCGGGCCCGCGAGCACCGCGCCGAGGCCCGCTCCGTGCAGCGCCTGCTGACCCCCCGGTCGATCGCCGTGATCGGCGTCTCGCGCAACCCGCAGTCGGTCGGCCGGGCCCTGCTGCGCGACGTCCGCTCCGGCTTCGACGGCCCGGTGTACGCCGTCAACCGCGGCGCCGCGCCGGGCACCGACCTGGAGGGCCTGCCCGCGCACCGCTCGGTGCTGGACGTGCCCGGACCGGTCGACCTCGCGGTGATCGCGGTGCCCGAGCCGTCCGTCCCCGGCGCGGTCGCCGAGTGCGGGGCGCACGGCGTGCAGGGCCTGGTGGTGGTCAGCGCCGGGTACGCCGAGACCGGTCCGGACGGCCGAGACCGGCAGCGCGCGCTGGTCCGCCAGGCCCGGGCGGCCGGCATGCGGGTGATCGGCCCGAACGCGTTCGGCCTGCTCAACACCGACCCCGGGCACCGGCTGAACGCCTCGCTCGCCCCCGCGCTGCCCGACCGCGGCCCGTTCGGCGTGTTCTGCCAGTCCGGCGCGATCGGCGTCGCCCTGCTGGAGGCCGCGCACCGCCGCGGCACGGGCCTCTCCTCGTTCGCCTCGGTCGGCAACCGCGCCGACGTCTCCGGCAACGACCTGCTGCAGTACTGGGAGGAGGACGACGCCACCGAGGTGGTGCTGCTCTACCTGGAGTCCTTCGGCAACCCGCGCAAGTTCACCCGGATCGCCCGCCGGCTCGCCGCCGCCAAACCCGTCGTGGTGCTCAAGGGCGCCCGGCACACCGGCAGCCTGCCGCCCGGCCACGCCGTCCAGCCCGCCGCCACCCGGCTGCGCGACGCCACCGTGGACGCCCTGTTCCAGCAGGCCGGCGTGATCCGGGTGGACACCATCACCGAACTCTTCGACACCGGCGAACTCCTCGCCGGACAGCCGCTCCCGCAGGGCGGCCGGGTCGCCGTGGTCGGCAACTCCGACTCGCTCGGCCTGCTCACCTACGACACCTGCCTGAGCGCCGGACTGCGCCCCCGCACCCCCGTCGACCTGACCACCGGCGCCAGCGGCGAGAACTTCCGGATCGCCCTGGACACCGCGCTCGCCGACCCGCACACCGACGCCGTGATCGCCGTCGCCATCCCGCCGATCGGCGTGCAGGGCGCCGGCGCCGCCGCCGAACTCGTCGAGGACGACCCCGAGATCGCCCAGGCCCTGCTGGACGCCGCCGACCGCGGCCGGGAACTCGGCAAACCGCTGCTGCTCGCCCACCTCGCGCTGCCCGCGCTGGTCGCCCGGCTGCGCGCCGGGGGCGTGCCCGCCTACCCCGCGCCGGAACGCGCCGTGCACGCGCTGGCCGACGCCGTCCGCTACGCGAAGTGGCGCCGGCGCAACGCCGAGGCCGAGCAGACCGCCCGGGTCCCCGAACTCGACGGCGTCGACGAGAACGCCGCCCGCGCCCTGGTCGCCCACGCCCTGACCAGCCGGGAGGCGGTCGCCGCCCGGCTGCAGGCCGGCGGCGCCCGGGTCACCCTGCCCGACGCCGAGGCCGCCGAACTGCTCGGCCACTACGGCATCCCGGTCAGCCCGGCGCTGCCCGCCCCCGACGAGGCGAGCGCCGTCCGGGCCGCCGCCGCCCTCGGCTACCCGGTCGCGCTCAAGGCCACCGCCGAGCACCTGCGGCACCGCCCCGACCTGGGCAGCGTCCGGCTCGACCTGACCGGCGAGGCCGGGCTGCGCCGCGCCCACCGCGAGCTGGACGCGCTGCTCGGCGGCGCCGCCCAGGCCGAACTGGTGGTGCAGCGGCTCGCCCCGCGCGGCGTCGACACCGTGATCGGCGCGGCCGTCGACCCCGCCGTCGGCACCATCCTGTCCTTCGGCCTCTCCGGCGCCCCCGCCGAACTGCTCGGCGACGTCGCGCACCGCCTCGTCCCCGCCACCGACCGGGACGTCGCCGAACTGATCCGCGAGGTGCGGGCCGCCCCGCTGCTGTTCGGCTGGCGCGGCGCCGAGGCGGTCGACACCGACGCGCTGGAGGAGGTCCTGCTCCGGGTCTCCCGCCTCGTCGACGACCTGCCCGAGGTCGCCGCGGTCGACCTGGAGCCCGTCGTGGTCGCCCCGCACGGGCTGGCCGTGCTCGGCGCCCGGGTCCGGATCGCCCCGCTGCCGGTCCGCACCGATCTGGGGCCGCGCGCCATGAGCACGCTGTAA
- a CDS encoding DUF5998 family protein, which produces MAKTGTTTQDLRSAIERSGYYPALVSEAVESAVGPEPITSYLVHQETTFDANEVRRHVTVLVLTASRFVVSHTDEQNGDAATPVPYATTSTETVRLDRITSVVVSRMVANPETYTPGTPPREVVLTIGWGAVQRLDLEPAGCSDPNCDADHGYTGSATADDLSLRVSEAGDGPETVAQALVFARALSEATVANG; this is translated from the coding sequence ATGGCGAAGACCGGTACCACCACGCAGGACCTGCGGTCCGCGATCGAGCGCAGCGGCTACTACCCGGCGCTGGTCTCCGAGGCGGTGGAGTCCGCGGTGGGCCCCGAGCCGATCACCTCGTACCTGGTGCACCAGGAGACCACCTTCGACGCGAACGAGGTCCGCCGGCACGTCACCGTGCTGGTGCTCACCGCCTCCCGCTTCGTGGTCAGCCACACCGACGAGCAGAACGGCGACGCGGCCACCCCCGTCCCGTACGCCACCACCTCCACCGAGACCGTCCGGCTGGACCGGATCACCTCCGTGGTGGTCAGCCGGATGGTCGCCAACCCCGAGACGTACACCCCCGGCACCCCGCCGCGCGAGGTCGTGCTCACCATCGGCTGGGGCGCCGTGCAGCGGCTCGACCTGGAGCCGGCCGGCTGCTCGGACCCGAACTGCGACGCCGACCACGGCTACACCGGCTCCGCCACCGCCGACGACCTGTCGCTGCGGGTCAGCGAGGCCGGGGACGGGCCGGAGACGGTCGCCCAGGCGCTGGTGTTCGCCCGGGCGCTGTCCGAGGCGACCGTGGCCAACGGCTGA